One window of Microbacterium sp. Root61 genomic DNA carries:
- a CDS encoding phosphotransferase family protein, whose amino-acid sequence MGRPDARRAELVLCLADGTVLGSTPSFAVTSPWAPEVAPVCDAATVLLGERPTILRILEFVARPDGQPDLTRYLAEIPRPPAAALRPVTGDPLAPVPHRMPWASVGGPAALLGWAAQALAVQGIELTGEAAQQRTWNLSTLWRLPTTQGTVWLKAVPPFFAHEGALLERLARHAVPRVLARSPGAVLLAEIPGDDLYDHEPAQARAMVDLLVDIQRDQRSYLAELFRLGLPDWRMPALRDAVTPVFERYADALPASDRAAVASVLAGWDGRTADLDACGLSDMLVHGDFHPGNVRGSGGELVLLDWGDSGIGHPLLDEAAFTERMPRPEADAVRAHWADVWARTVPGSDATRAMTLLSPIAALRQAAVYQGFLDRVEPDERFYHRDDPVRWLERAAAVAA is encoded by the coding sequence ATGGGCCGACCCGACGCACGCCGCGCTGAGCTGGTTCTGTGCCTGGCCGACGGCACTGTGCTCGGCAGCACCCCGTCGTTCGCGGTCACGTCGCCGTGGGCTCCGGAGGTCGCTCCGGTGTGCGATGCCGCAACCGTGCTGCTCGGCGAGCGGCCGACGATCCTGCGGATCCTCGAGTTCGTCGCCCGGCCGGACGGCCAGCCCGACCTGACCCGCTACCTTGCCGAGATTCCGCGACCGCCCGCCGCTGCACTGCGCCCCGTCACGGGCGACCCTCTCGCGCCCGTCCCGCACCGGATGCCGTGGGCCAGCGTCGGCGGACCCGCCGCGCTCCTGGGCTGGGCCGCGCAGGCGCTTGCGGTGCAGGGCATCGAGCTCACCGGAGAAGCGGCGCAGCAGCGAACCTGGAACCTCTCCACCCTGTGGCGCCTCCCGACCACGCAGGGAACGGTGTGGCTCAAGGCGGTGCCGCCGTTCTTCGCGCACGAGGGCGCCCTCCTGGAGCGACTCGCGCGCCACGCCGTGCCACGCGTGTTGGCCCGCTCCCCCGGTGCCGTGCTGCTGGCCGAGATCCCCGGCGACGACCTCTACGACCATGAGCCGGCCCAGGCCCGCGCGATGGTCGACCTGCTCGTGGACATCCAGCGCGACCAGCGGTCGTACCTCGCAGAGCTGTTCCGGCTCGGACTCCCCGATTGGCGGATGCCGGCGCTGCGCGACGCGGTCACGCCCGTGTTCGAGCGGTACGCGGACGCGCTGCCCGCGTCGGACCGCGCCGCTGTGGCCTCCGTGCTCGCAGGGTGGGACGGCCGCACCGCGGACCTCGACGCGTGCGGCCTCTCCGACATGCTTGTGCACGGCGACTTCCACCCCGGCAACGTCCGCGGATCCGGTGGCGAGCTCGTGCTCCTGGACTGGGGCGACAGCGGCATCGGCCACCCGCTGCTCGATGAGGCGGCGTTCACCGAGCGGATGCCGCGACCCGAGGCCGATGCCGTGCGGGCGCATTGGGCCGACGTGTGGGCGCGCACGGTGCCCGGAAGCGATGCCACCCGCGCGATGACCCTGCTCTCCCCCATCGCCGCCCTGCGACAGGCAGCTGTCTATCAGGGCTTCTTGGATCGCGTGGAACCGGACGAGCGCTTCTACCACCGCGACGACCCCGTGCGCTGGCTCGAGAGGGCGGCGGCGGTCGCCGCGTGA
- a CDS encoding DUF1345 domain-containing protein, translated as MAVRSGPITRLIVGAIGGIATGVVVGRIAGLAAGLLSGWGMGALIAVVWILVVVWRMDAVATRAHAQREDPGRRVARVISVIGSVASLAAVAAVLLQASTLGRVEGFVLAAIAAGSVIASWALIQVDYMLRMAREYYAEPVGGISFNQAEDPMYTDFVYFSVGLGMTYQVADTNVQTNQIRRLVIAQTMLAYLFGAVILATVINLVSNLG; from the coding sequence ATGGCTGTTCGTTCTGGTCCGATCACCCGCTTGATCGTCGGTGCGATCGGAGGCATCGCGACGGGCGTCGTGGTCGGGCGGATCGCCGGACTCGCCGCGGGGCTGCTGTCCGGCTGGGGCATGGGCGCATTGATCGCGGTCGTGTGGATCCTGGTCGTGGTCTGGCGGATGGACGCGGTGGCGACACGTGCGCACGCTCAGCGCGAGGACCCTGGACGGCGCGTGGCACGGGTCATCTCCGTGATCGGCAGTGTCGCCAGCCTCGCCGCGGTCGCGGCCGTGCTGCTGCAGGCCTCGACGCTCGGACGCGTCGAGGGGTTCGTGCTCGCGGCGATCGCGGCCGGCAGCGTCATCGCATCATGGGCGCTGATCCAGGTCGACTACATGCTGCGCATGGCGCGCGAGTACTACGCCGAGCCGGTGGGCGGGATCAGCTTCAACCAGGCCGAGGACCCCATGTACACCGACTTTGTCTACTTCTCGGTCGGACTCGGGATGACGTACCAGGTCGCCGACACGAACGTGCAGACGAACCAGATCCGTCGCCTCGTGATCGCGCAGACGATGCTGGCGTACCTGTTCGGCGCCGTCATCCTCGCGACCGTGATCAACCTGGTGTCGAACCTGGGCTGA
- a CDS encoding cysteine desulfurase family protein, translated as MLYLDNAATTPVRPEVLEAMTPFLTRWFGNASSHHTVGEAAAGALEDARARVAAVLGMRRSDVIFTSGGTEANNLAVKGIAIAAQQRRGARHLVTTPIEHESILQSADYLARIHGFTVTPVAVDAFGQVTAAAIADALRDDTAVVSVGYANNEVGTVQDVAGIAAAARGRGIPIHIDAVQAAGWLPLSATDLGYDAISLAGHKLGAPKGIGVLGIRGRVPLEPVLHGGGQERGRRSGTENVAGAVGFATALELADAERTEDALRVAVLRDGFIAAVLAGVPTAALTGDPVHRLPGTASFTFAGTNGEAVLLELERRGVVSSSGSACAAGSEEPSHVLLALGIAPEVAQTAVRFTIPHGLREPLDSVAAAVAASVAAVQSGG; from the coding sequence ATGCTGTACCTCGACAACGCGGCCACCACCCCGGTGCGGCCGGAGGTGCTCGAGGCGATGACCCCGTTCCTGACCCGGTGGTTCGGCAACGCGTCCAGCCACCACACGGTCGGCGAAGCGGCGGCCGGCGCGCTGGAGGATGCCCGCGCCCGGGTCGCCGCGGTGCTCGGCATGCGCCGCAGCGACGTCATCTTCACTTCCGGGGGCACGGAGGCCAACAACCTCGCGGTCAAGGGCATCGCGATCGCCGCGCAGCAGCGCCGTGGCGCGCGGCATCTGGTCACGACGCCGATCGAGCACGAGTCGATCCTGCAGTCGGCGGACTATCTCGCCCGCATCCACGGTTTCACGGTCACGCCCGTCGCCGTCGACGCGTTCGGGCAGGTCACCGCCGCCGCGATCGCCGACGCCCTGCGCGACGACACGGCCGTGGTCAGCGTCGGGTACGCGAACAACGAGGTGGGGACGGTGCAGGATGTCGCCGGCATCGCCGCCGCCGCCCGCGGGCGCGGCATCCCGATCCATATCGACGCCGTGCAGGCCGCCGGATGGTTGCCCCTCTCCGCGACCGACCTCGGGTACGACGCGATCTCGCTCGCGGGCCACAAGCTCGGCGCCCCGAAGGGCATCGGCGTGCTCGGCATCCGCGGACGCGTGCCGCTGGAGCCGGTGCTGCACGGCGGGGGCCAGGAGCGCGGCCGCCGCAGCGGCACGGAGAACGTCGCCGGAGCGGTGGGATTCGCGACCGCCCTCGAGCTGGCCGACGCCGAGCGCACCGAGGATGCCCTGCGGGTCGCGGTCCTGCGCGACGGGTTCATCGCCGCCGTGCTCGCGGGGGTCCCCACCGCTGCGCTGACGGGCGATCCGGTGCACCGGCTGCCGGGCACCGCGAGCTTCACGTTCGCGGGCACCAACGGCGAGGCCGTGCTGCTCGAACTCGAGCGGCGCGGGGTCGTCTCCTCCAGCGGCTCGGCGTGCGCCGCCGGCAGCGAGGAGCCCTCGCACGTCCTGCTCGCCCTGGGCATCGCGCCCGAGGTCGCGCAGACCGCGGTGCGCTTCACCATCCCGCACGGTCTCCGCGAACCGCTGGACAGCGTCGCGGCGGCGGTCGCGGCATCCGTCGCCGCCGTACAATCGGGCGGGTGA
- the nadC gene encoding carboxylating nicotinate-nucleotide diphosphorylase translates to MLTAATIDRVVGAALEEDAPWGDITSETLIVETAIATAELIAREPGVFSGGEVFAAAFRLTDPRIRVDLIVEDGAWFDAGTVLAVVTGPARAVLTAERVGLNFTQRMSGIATLTGRYVAEVAHTAARIADTRKTTPGLRAFERHAVRNGGGHNHRYSLSDAVMAKDNHLAMLTQNGVSVTQALQAAKSRLPHTMHIEVEVDRLDQIEPVLAAGIGTIMLDNFALTDMRTGVAQIAGRATVEASGGVNLDTVRAIAETGVDVISVGALTHSARALDLGLDIRIDAGAQPA, encoded by the coding sequence ATGCTGACCGCCGCCACGATCGATCGCGTCGTCGGCGCTGCCCTCGAAGAGGACGCACCGTGGGGCGACATCACCAGCGAGACCCTCATCGTCGAGACCGCCATCGCGACGGCCGAGCTCATCGCCCGTGAGCCGGGCGTCTTCAGCGGCGGTGAGGTCTTCGCCGCCGCCTTCCGCCTCACCGATCCGCGCATCCGCGTCGACCTGATCGTCGAGGACGGCGCGTGGTTCGACGCCGGCACCGTGCTGGCCGTCGTCACGGGACCGGCGCGCGCCGTGCTGACCGCCGAGCGGGTCGGATTGAACTTCACCCAGCGGATGTCGGGAATCGCCACGCTCACGGGTCGCTACGTCGCCGAGGTTGCGCACACGGCGGCACGCATCGCCGACACCCGCAAGACGACTCCCGGCCTGCGTGCCTTCGAGCGGCACGCCGTGCGCAACGGCGGCGGCCACAACCATCGCTACAGCCTGTCCGACGCGGTCATGGCCAAGGACAACCACCTCGCGATGCTGACGCAGAACGGCGTCTCGGTGACGCAGGCGCTGCAGGCGGCGAAGTCGCGGCTGCCCCACACGATGCACATCGAGGTCGAGGTCGATCGCCTCGACCAGATCGAGCCCGTCCTGGCTGCCGGGATCGGCACGATCATGCTCGACAACTTCGCGCTCACAGACATGCGGACCGGTGTCGCCCAAATCGCCGGCCGGGCCACCGTCGAAGCGTCCGGCGGTGTCAACCTCGACACCGTCCGGGCGATCGCCGAGACGGGTGTCGACGTCATCTCGGTCGGCGCCCTGACCCACTCCGCACGCGCGCTCGACCTCGGGCTCGACATCCGCATCGACGCGGGCGCACAGCCCGCCTGA
- a CDS encoding glycosyltransferase family 2 protein — protein MSNPPVVTVIVPGFDVEDYAQEALDSLLAQTLTDWVAVLVDDASSDRTGAIFDAAAAADPRFRVIHHDRQRGLSAGRNTGLDLVTTPFVGFLDADDRLSPRALERLIDTVVHSGSDFALGAYVRLRPDAGGGYSAGDVQPWVAAATDPALVGTTLEAHPEASGNIVAWSKVSRIDFWRRTGLRFPDGKLYEDQVVAQQMYTRARSFDVIPDVVVEWRERADGSSITQHKEALPVLRDYLEALAGGLEVLDAADQSAAAAARVRLILAMDVPPLVRIAQTHPDDAYRRALGAFVRELDARGTDAGSPPDIAAALLW, from the coding sequence GTGAGCAACCCGCCTGTCGTCACCGTGATCGTGCCCGGCTTCGACGTCGAGGACTACGCGCAGGAGGCGCTGGACTCGCTCCTTGCGCAGACGCTCACCGACTGGGTCGCCGTGCTCGTGGACGACGCCTCCAGCGACCGCACGGGCGCGATCTTCGACGCGGCGGCCGCCGCCGATCCGCGATTCCGAGTGATCCACCACGATCGGCAGCGCGGACTGAGCGCGGGTCGCAACACCGGACTGGATCTGGTGACCACACCGTTCGTCGGATTCCTCGACGCCGACGACCGTCTCTCGCCTCGGGCCCTGGAGCGGCTCATCGATACGGTCGTGCACAGCGGCAGCGACTTCGCCCTCGGCGCGTACGTGCGCCTGCGACCCGACGCCGGCGGCGGCTACAGCGCGGGCGACGTGCAGCCGTGGGTGGCCGCGGCGACCGATCCCGCACTCGTGGGCACGACCCTCGAGGCGCACCCCGAGGCATCCGGCAACATCGTGGCGTGGTCGAAGGTGAGCCGCATCGACTTCTGGCGGCGCACCGGCCTGCGCTTCCCCGACGGGAAGCTCTACGAAGACCAGGTCGTCGCCCAGCAGATGTACACGCGGGCGCGCAGCTTCGATGTCATCCCCGACGTCGTCGTGGAGTGGCGCGAGCGGGCCGACGGCAGCTCGATCACGCAGCACAAGGAGGCGCTCCCCGTGCTGCGGGACTACCTGGAGGCCCTGGCCGGGGGCCTCGAAGTGCTGGATGCCGCCGACCAGTCCGCCGCCGCTGCCGCCCGGGTTCGCCTCATCCTCGCGATGGACGTTCCGCCGCTGGTGCGCATCGCGCAGACCCACCCCGACGACGCGTACCGACGTGCGCTCGGGGCGTTCGTGCGCGAGCTCGATGCCCGCGGCACGGACGCGGGCTCTCCTCCCGATATCGCCGCAGCGCTGCTCTGGTGA
- a CDS encoding carboxymuconolactone decarboxylase family protein, which translates to MIIAPPTVDQATGHVADMYAGDHTVDGFVYAHTQAMAVNPEAHEAFEALVRAVVPSIGFRNYELVTLAAARGIRSAHCLLAHGRRTLRAEVMGEDQLADLAEDYRAAGLSEAEVAMMAYAEKLSTDAASMTDEDSRSLRDHGFSDRQIVDITLAAAARNFFSRALQALAVPVDEVPGLSPRLRTALLSPTEHAAP; encoded by the coding sequence ATGATCATCGCGCCGCCGACCGTCGATCAGGCCACCGGACACGTCGCCGACATGTATGCCGGCGACCACACGGTGGACGGGTTCGTCTACGCCCACACACAAGCGATGGCGGTGAATCCCGAGGCACACGAGGCGTTCGAAGCACTCGTCCGCGCGGTCGTCCCGTCGATCGGGTTCCGCAACTACGAGCTCGTGACGCTCGCGGCAGCCCGAGGCATCCGCTCTGCGCATTGCCTGCTCGCGCACGGTCGCCGCACGCTGCGCGCCGAGGTGATGGGAGAGGACCAACTGGCCGACCTCGCGGAGGACTACCGCGCCGCAGGCCTGAGCGAGGCCGAGGTCGCGATGATGGCGTACGCCGAGAAGTTGTCGACGGATGCCGCGTCCATGACTGACGAGGACAGCCGGTCGCTGCGCGATCATGGATTCTCCGACCGCCAGATCGTCGACATCACGCTCGCCGCGGCGGCGCGAAACTTCTTCAGCCGCGCACTCCAGGCGCTCGCGGTGCCGGTGGACGAGGTACCCGGGCTCTCACCGCGGCTGCGCACCGCACTGCTGAGTCCGACCGAGCACGCCGCCCCCTAG
- a CDS encoding Fpg/Nei family DNA glycosylase gives MPESPEVQALVDFLSDRIPDRTVTGFDVVLGKALKTRHPEPSDLIGCRVVAVARFGKLIDVVAETLEGGAVHLIVHWGHDGWLLWHDAAPDGLKRAGDATLMARLRFDDGSGFDLTDSGQWKALSIFLVSDPRDAPAIAKLGPDPLAEDVSVAALAGVLGGRRKQLKALLQDQTALAGIGNAYSDEILHAAKLSPVVHAAVLTPAEIERLHSAIEGILQHAVAARRGLPPESLKDEKRGDMQVHRRPGEPCPVCGGTIAEFTFSGAAAHYCPTCQTAGVLLS, from the coding sequence ATGCCCGAGTCACCCGAGGTCCAGGCGCTCGTCGACTTCCTGTCCGACCGCATCCCCGACCGCACCGTCACCGGGTTCGACGTCGTGCTGGGCAAAGCCCTGAAGACCCGGCATCCGGAACCGAGTGACCTGATCGGATGCCGCGTGGTCGCGGTCGCGCGCTTCGGGAAGCTGATCGATGTGGTCGCCGAGACGCTCGAGGGCGGCGCCGTGCACCTGATCGTGCACTGGGGGCACGACGGCTGGCTCCTGTGGCACGACGCGGCACCGGACGGACTGAAGCGGGCAGGAGACGCGACGCTGATGGCCCGGCTGCGGTTCGACGACGGCTCCGGGTTCGATCTGACCGACTCCGGGCAGTGGAAGGCGCTGTCGATCTTCCTCGTGTCCGACCCGCGTGACGCGCCCGCGATCGCCAAGCTCGGGCCCGACCCGCTGGCGGAAGACGTCAGCGTCGCCGCGCTGGCCGGTGTCCTCGGCGGACGCCGCAAGCAGCTCAAGGCTCTCCTGCAGGACCAGACGGCACTCGCCGGGATCGGCAACGCCTACTCCGACGAGATCCTGCACGCCGCGAAGCTCTCGCCGGTCGTGCACGCGGCCGTCTTGACGCCCGCTGAGATCGAGCGGCTGCATTCCGCGATCGAGGGCATCCTGCAGCATGCCGTGGCCGCACGACGAGGTCTGCCGCCGGAATCCCTCAAAGACGAGAAACGCGGCGACATGCAGGTGCATCGCCGGCCGGGCGAGCCGTGTCCGGTGTGCGGCGGCACCATCGCCGAGTTCACGTTCTCCGGCGCCGCTGCGCACTACTGCCCGACGTGCCAGACGGCGGGAGTGCTGCTGTCCTGA
- a CDS encoding VOC family protein has product MTEPGTLHHVELQTNDPDAAIPAFEWLLGELGYEQFQDWPGRRSWRRGATYIVVAVAPRPDTFDRRGAGLNHLAFHAGTRSDVDRLWSAAPEHGWRHLYEDRHPWAGGPDHYAAFIENDERFKIELVAD; this is encoded by the coding sequence ATGACCGAGCCAGGAACGCTGCACCATGTCGAGCTGCAGACGAACGATCCGGATGCGGCGATCCCGGCGTTCGAATGGCTGCTCGGCGAGCTCGGGTACGAGCAGTTCCAGGACTGGCCGGGCAGGCGAAGCTGGCGTCGCGGGGCGACGTACATCGTGGTCGCGGTGGCGCCACGGCCGGACACGTTCGATCGCCGAGGGGCCGGGCTGAACCACCTCGCGTTCCACGCCGGGACGCGGAGTGACGTCGATCGACTCTGGTCGGCGGCGCCCGAGCACGGTTGGCGCCATCTCTACGAAGACCGGCACCCCTGGGCCGGGGGTCCCGACCACTACGCGGCCTTCATCGAGAACGACGAACGCTTCAAGATCGAGCTCGTCGCGGATTGA
- a CDS encoding MDR family MFS transporter, with protein MTADTDTLRTVAAPTKLTPRESRIIWLLLGAAFVVILNETIMNVAIPHLMIDLSITALAAQWLTTAFMLTMAVVIPITGFLLQRFTTRQAFIGGMTLFSLGTMVAAFAPGFEVLLVARVIQASGTAIMMPLLMTTIMTLVPARARGRMMGMVSVVISVAPAIGPTLSGIILETLGWRWMFGVVLPIAIVMLLIGAKWVTNVGETTRAPIDVLSIILSALGFGGLVYGLSQIGGASAHGTSAVAVAAAEIATMTMWVALSVGVVALGLFIWRQLILQRKDDALLDLRVFRSKNFSIAMGQMLVLSLTFFGTLAVLPLYLQHVLGLSPLDTGLIVLPGALIMGFTGPLIGSIYDRWGTQVLIIPGSIIASAALWFFSTVGETTPVWVIVAAHVTLSLGLAMSFTPLFTASLGSLEKRFYSYGSAIVGTVQQVAGAAGIAVFIAVMSGVTAGAISGGAETVAAEAAGVRAAFLLGAIISLLSVAGSFFVRKPADQLEGAHFAH; from the coding sequence ATGACCGCCGATACCGACACTTTGCGGACTGTTGCCGCACCTACGAAACTGACTCCTCGCGAATCGCGGATCATCTGGCTGCTGCTGGGTGCCGCGTTCGTCGTGATCCTCAACGAGACGATCATGAATGTGGCGATCCCGCATCTCATGATCGACCTGAGCATCACCGCTCTGGCCGCCCAGTGGTTGACCACCGCATTCATGCTCACGATGGCCGTGGTGATCCCGATCACCGGCTTCCTATTGCAGCGCTTCACCACGCGTCAGGCGTTCATCGGCGGAATGACACTGTTCAGCCTGGGCACCATGGTCGCGGCCTTCGCCCCCGGATTCGAGGTGCTACTGGTCGCACGTGTGATCCAGGCATCCGGTACCGCCATCATGATGCCGCTGCTGATGACCACCATCATGACGCTGGTGCCGGCGCGCGCCCGCGGTCGCATGATGGGCATGGTCTCGGTCGTGATCTCGGTCGCACCTGCAATCGGCCCGACACTGTCCGGCATCATCCTGGAGACGCTCGGCTGGCGCTGGATGTTCGGCGTCGTGCTGCCCATCGCGATCGTGATGCTGCTCATCGGGGCGAAGTGGGTCACCAATGTCGGCGAGACGACCCGCGCTCCGATCGACGTGCTCTCGATCATCCTGTCCGCGCTCGGCTTCGGTGGGCTGGTCTACGGCCTCAGTCAGATCGGCGGCGCCTCGGCCCACGGCACCTCCGCGGTCGCAGTGGCCGCCGCCGAGATCGCGACGATGACGATGTGGGTCGCGCTGAGCGTCGGCGTGGTCGCGCTCGGGCTGTTCATCTGGCGTCAGCTGATCCTGCAGCGCAAGGACGACGCGCTGCTGGATCTGCGCGTGTTCCGGTCGAAGAACTTCTCGATCGCGATGGGACAGATGCTCGTCCTGTCGCTGACCTTCTTCGGCACGCTCGCCGTGCTGCCGCTCTACCTCCAGCACGTCCTCGGCCTCTCGCCACTGGACACGGGACTCATCGTGCTCCCGGGCGCGCTGATCATGGGCTTCACCGGCCCCCTGATCGGATCGATCTACGACCGCTGGGGCACCCAGGTGCTGATCATCCCCGGGTCGATCATCGCCAGCGCCGCGCTGTGGTTCTTCTCCACGGTGGGCGAGACCACGCCGGTCTGGGTCATCGTCGCGGCGCACGTGACGCTGTCGCTGGGACTGGCGATGTCGTTCACGCCGCTGTTCACCGCATCGTTGGGTTCGCTCGAGAAGCGCTTCTACTCGTACGGCAGCGCCATCGTGGGCACCGTGCAGCAGGTGGCCGGCGCCGCGGGAATCGCCGTGTTCATCGCCGTGATGTCGGGTGTCACGGCCGGCGCGATCAGCGGCGGCGCCGAAACCGTCGCGGCCGAGGCTGCCGGAGTCCGCGCGGCCTTCCTGCTGGGCGCGATCATCTCGCTGCTCAGCGTCGCCGGGTCGTTCTTCGTGCGCAAGCCCGCGGATCAGCTCGAAGGAGCGCACTTCGCGCACTGA
- a CDS encoding ABC transporter ATP-binding protein — protein MGHRGTRPAGGGGGGGGGGGRRMVDPKAQRALNKAAPKIPDLGKRVMALFRPYSGRLTVTGALVIVSAALGVIPALVIERIFDEALFPPSGGPDLRLLGQLVALMIGLFVATAALNIIQTWLTSSVGNRITGDLRLKLFSHLQRMDLAFFTRTKTGVIQSRLQNDVGGVAGVLTTTLTSILGNLVTVIASLVAMLLIDWRLTIIAVIMLPILAIVQRRVGIVRARIAAETQESLSELTAITQETLSVSGILLSKSFNRQQTEEQRYATETANQVRLQVRQTMSGQWFFGVVNVLMASVPAIIYLVAGFILTGGNADITAGVIVAFTTVQARLLWPLMSLMRIALDLQTSRALFARIFEYLDLVPAISDAPDAIDAAHAPERLGTVEFRDVVFRYPDAAADSRPTLDGVSFRAEPGQHVAFVGPSGAGKTTVLYLTPRMYEASAGSVLFAGADVRHLTHTSIIDAVGIVSQETYLFHATIGENLRYAKPGATQEELEAACRAANIHHVIVGFEHGYDTIVGERGYRLSGGEKQRIAIARVLLKDPPVLLLDEATSALDTVSERVVQEALDAAARGRTTLSIAHRLSTVINADVIHVVDGGRIVESGTHASLLAAGGLYTELAAQQLAASRILAVEEAQPGPDHPERRADRPPVGAADESVVALVPLPGVDTEPAWARVDRAD, from the coding sequence ATGGGACATCGCGGGACACGACCGGCCGGAGGCGGCGGCGGAGGCGGTGGAGGCGGCGGTCGCCGCATGGTCGATCCCAAGGCGCAGCGCGCGCTGAACAAGGCCGCTCCCAAGATCCCCGACCTCGGCAAGCGCGTGATGGCGCTGTTCCGGCCGTACAGCGGACGCTTGACCGTCACCGGCGCGCTCGTGATCGTCAGTGCGGCGCTCGGCGTGATCCCCGCACTCGTGATCGAGCGGATCTTCGACGAGGCCTTGTTCCCGCCCAGCGGCGGCCCCGATCTCCGGCTGCTCGGGCAACTCGTGGCGCTCATGATCGGACTGTTCGTCGCCACCGCCGCGCTGAACATCATCCAGACGTGGCTGACATCCTCGGTCGGCAACCGCATCACCGGCGACCTCCGGCTGAAGCTGTTCTCCCACCTGCAGCGGATGGACCTGGCGTTCTTCACGCGCACCAAGACCGGCGTCATCCAATCACGGCTGCAGAACGACGTCGGCGGCGTTGCGGGGGTCCTCACGACCACGCTCACCAGCATCCTGGGCAATCTCGTCACCGTGATCGCCTCGCTCGTCGCGATGCTGCTGATCGACTGGCGGCTGACGATCATCGCGGTCATCATGCTGCCGATCCTGGCGATCGTGCAGCGCCGTGTCGGCATCGTGCGGGCGCGCATCGCCGCCGAGACGCAGGAGTCCCTGTCGGAGCTGACGGCCATCACCCAGGAGACGCTGAGCGTCTCGGGCATCCTGCTGTCCAAGTCGTTCAACCGTCAGCAGACCGAAGAGCAGCGCTACGCGACCGAGACCGCCAACCAGGTGCGGCTGCAGGTGCGTCAGACCATGAGCGGCCAGTGGTTCTTCGGCGTCGTGAACGTGCTGATGGCGTCGGTCCCCGCGATCATCTACCTGGTCGCCGGGTTCATCCTCACCGGCGGCAACGCCGACATCACCGCAGGTGTGATCGTCGCATTCACGACCGTGCAGGCGCGTCTGCTGTGGCCGTTGATGTCGCTGATGCGCATCGCGCTGGACCTCCAGACCTCGCGCGCGTTGTTCGCCCGCATCTTCGAGTACCTCGATCTGGTGCCGGCGATCAGCGATGCGCCGGACGCGATCGATGCCGCGCACGCGCCTGAGCGGCTGGGCACGGTCGAGTTCCGCGATGTGGTCTTCCGCTACCCGGATGCCGCGGCCGACAGCCGCCCCACGCTGGACGGCGTCTCGTTCCGGGCCGAGCCGGGGCAGCACGTCGCGTTCGTGGGGCCGTCCGGCGCCGGTAAGACGACGGTGCTGTATCTGACGCCGCGCATGTACGAGGCATCCGCGGGCAGCGTGCTGTTCGCGGGAGCGGATGTCCGTCACCTCACGCACACCTCGATCATCGACGCCGTCGGCATCGTGTCGCAGGAGACCTACCTGTTCCACGCCACGATCGGCGAGAACCTCCGATACGCGAAGCCCGGCGCCACGCAGGAAGAGCTCGAAGCGGCGTGCCGCGCCGCGAACATCCACCACGTGATCGTCGGCTTCGAGCACGGCTACGACACCATCGTGGGCGAGCGCGGCTACCGGCTATCCGGCGGCGAGAAGCAGCGCATCGCGATCGCGCGGGTGCTGCTGAAGGACCCGCCGGTGCTGCTGCTGGACGAAGCCACGTCGGCGCTGGACACCGTCTCCGAGCGTGTCGTGCAGGAGGCGCTGGATGCCGCGGCCCGCGGCCGCACGACGCTGTCCATCGCGCACCGGCTGTCCACCGTCATCAACGCCGACGTCATCCACGTCGTCGACGGCGGCCGCATCGTCGAATCCGGCACACACGCGTCGCTCCTGGCTGCAGGCGGGCTCTACACCGAACTCGCGGCGCAGCAGCTCGCGGCATCCCGCATCCTCGCCGTGGAAGAGGCGCAGCCGGGTCCCGACCATCCTGAGCGTCGTGCGGATCGCCCGCCGGTCGGAGCGGCCGACGAATCCGTCGTCGCGCTCGTCCCGCTGCCCGGAGTGGACACAGAGCCCGCCTGGGCGCGCGTCGACCGCGCGGACTGA